The DNA region TCTGGTCCAATGGCTGAGGGAATATATCTGGCCCTGGTCTCAGACACAGGTTTTTTCAGCTTCGGCAATACCACTGACAAGGCCCTGGATCTTTCAGCCAGACTGGTACGCAACGGTATCAAGCCAGGTGAAATAAACCCCAGAATCCTGAACCAATGGACCATAGGCAGGCTCCATCTGCACGGCATGGCCATGCAAAGGGCCTCATTTCATCTAAACGGGCAGCTGGGTATTATCTCGGTTTCCAGAAAGATGCTGGAAGAGACCGGGGCCAGCCCGGACGACTGCGAAGGACTGGTCAATACTTTACGGAACGTCAAAACCGTAAGAGTTGCCGTATCCCTGCGCGAAGATGATCCGGGCAGGATCAAATTCAGCCTGCGTTCCAAAGGAGATATCAATGTGCAGGTCATGGCCGGGGAACTCGGCGGAGGCGGCCATAAAAATGCCTCCGGAGGTATATTAGAAGGCGACATGGACCAGGCCAGGCAGATGCTGCTCAATACTGTTTCCAGCCACCTCGCATCATGAATGACGGAATAATTATTATTAACAAGCCCCATGGCCCCACATCGGCTGACTGTCTGAACAGGATCAAAAGAAAATTCAGGATTAGAAAAATCGGACATGCAGGAACCCTGGATCCCATGGCCACCGGGGTGTTGGTGGTTCTCCTGGGGCAGGCCACCAAGCTGGCCGACTATATCATGGAGGGACAAAAAACTTACAAAGGGACCTTGCGGCTGGGTCTGGAAACAGATACCTACGACATTCAGGGCCAGGTCATTCAAGAATTTGACCTGTCCGGGATCACCAGGACCGATATTGCCAGAGAAATTGCCCAATGGGAAAACCAGACTTCCCAGGAGGTACCTCCGGTATCAGCAGCCAAACACAAGGGCAGGCCTCTTTATGCCCTGCAAAGGGCTGGACAAACGGTCCCGGTCAAGATTAAGAAAATAAGAGTTTTCAGGGCGGAGGCCATTGAAGTGGACATCCCCCTGACAAGTTTCCGGATTACCTGCTCAGCTGGCACCTATGTACGTTCCCTGGCCCACAGCCTGGGGAGACGACTTGGATGCGGAGCTGTGCTTACGGAATTAATCCGGGAACAAAGTCACCCCTTTGACCTGGACAAGGCCGTTGAACTGGATCTGCTGCTTAAAAGCGACAGCTGGCAGAAATTTTCCCTGCCCATCTCCAGAGCTCTGGCCCACTGGCCAAGGCTGGTTCTGGATCAGGAACTTCAGGAGTATGTCAGGAACGGCAGACCCTTGGATCCAGATCTTTTTCCAGGAGTTCAACCGGACAAAAACGGCATGGCCTTGATGACTTCCAAAGACGGAACACCGGAAGCTCTGGCCAGACTGGAACCCGGCAAGGGGGACAAACATGTGTGGACCGTGAAACGCGGTCTGTGGACCAATTAAATTCGACATTCTATCAAGGAGGATATCGCTGTGGTCATGAATCCCGATGAAAAGGCCAAGGTTATTGAGGAGTACAAAAAACACAACAACGACACTGGTTCGCCGGAAGTACAAATAGCCCTGCTGACCGAAAGGATCAAGTATCTTACTGATCACTTCAAGATGCACAAAAAGGACTTCCACTCCAGGACCGGGCTGCTCAAGTTAGTGGGCAGGAGAAGAAACCTGCTCAACTATCTTAAGAAAAAAGATATTGAAAGATATCGTGAGATCATTTCTCGTCTTGGCCTTAGAAAGTAACATCCGTTTCAGGCGCAGGTGGTCACGCCAAGAGCACCTGCGCCTTCCTCTGGTTCTGCCATTCTATCCGCACTGATGATCCGGATATGCACGGGGCTTGAATGCTCTGAGCTCAGGTCCCTCCAATTTTTTACAGTTTAAAGGAATACACAACAATGGAAAACAAATTTGAAACAATCAAGGTTAATGCATCTGCCGGTGACTGCGAAATTACATTTGAAACCGGCAAGATGGCCAATCAGGCTGACGGATCAGTCGTGGTCCAGAGCGGGGACACCATAGTTCTGGTTACAGCCGTTACCCAGCCCATGCAGAACGATCCCGG from Desulfonatronovibrio hydrogenovorans DSM 9292 includes:
- a CDS encoding DHH family phosphoesterase, which translates into the protein MESLDRIAEILESEDDFLITSHVNPDGDAVGSMAGIGHLLARLGKRISIFCESPVPEKFSWVDMPAKVQHEYEPGRHSWIIMLDCGDIQRSGRMIPGKNIEPIINIDHHSGNPGFGAINWIDTASSSVGEMVGRLADRLGIDLSGPMAEGIYLALVSDTGFFSFGNTTDKALDLSARLVRNGIKPGEINPRILNQWTIGRLHLHGMAMQRASFHLNGQLGIISVSRKMLEETGASPDDCEGLVNTLRNVKTVRVAVSLREDDPGRIKFSLRSKGDINVQVMAGELGGGGHKNASGGILEGDMDQARQMLLNTVSSHLAS
- the truB gene encoding tRNA pseudouridine(55) synthase TruB, with product MNDGIIIINKPHGPTSADCLNRIKRKFRIRKIGHAGTLDPMATGVLVVLLGQATKLADYIMEGQKTYKGTLRLGLETDTYDIQGQVIQEFDLSGITRTDIAREIAQWENQTSQEVPPVSAAKHKGRPLYALQRAGQTVPVKIKKIRVFRAEAIEVDIPLTSFRITCSAGTYVRSLAHSLGRRLGCGAVLTELIREQSHPFDLDKAVELDLLLKSDSWQKFSLPISRALAHWPRLVLDQELQEYVRNGRPLDPDLFPGVQPDKNGMALMTSKDGTPEALARLEPGKGDKHVWTVKRGLWTN
- the rpsO gene encoding 30S ribosomal protein S15, giving the protein MNPDEKAKVIEEYKKHNNDTGSPEVQIALLTERIKYLTDHFKMHKKDFHSRTGLLKLVGRRRNLLNYLKKKDIERYREIISRLGLRK